In Desulfovibrio litoralis DSM 11393, a genomic segment contains:
- a CDS encoding PAS domain-containing hybrid sensor histidine kinase/response regulator has translation MNSAKKRPIDETEQWLLLLNPMLQQSQSVLVKLNIIETKAVLIPSFGDFSVLCRDNKEAAFDFYEYIASTCHQDDQEKVRKSLEELVSNSSNLSFFCVFRAFDKNLQKWRELSFSGSVSRSKKETVVVGIIKDTTPCSSELKCLNNKPKSEVSEITGALGVSEVSGSGGVDEICKEQEVIFNNSVNKLNKHIQQINSLAPLVYNSSGLSSLTTFFREEKKEEKGLRKLVALIDQALLLTTKKMLWYKSVLDGIPFPVSIVDLGHKCLYLNPKAVEDLPNKKSEEAIGLSNERFGSSLYGYEKENIRELGAGQKSFTLYHPLLKKFLKGQVALIHDPNGFQAGYVETVQDITDVNEAAERGRIMLDTAPVCANFWDKDFNNIDCNQEAVKLFGLKNKHEYLQRFFELSPEFQPDGISSQEKAVKYITAAFSEGYQRFEWMHQKLNGEQIPSEIILVRVNWRDAFIVVGYTRDLRELKAAQAELDKERMLLKQVLDSSPVCLAILVNNNVRFVTPFTMQFLGMQIGDLFEDYCLSSEEGVELMHNITEGNMQRWSPISIKSKNCTVKKMLANVFYANYYEERAVMVWLIDVTEIRKKEEQLRLARDAAEESTRAKSDFLANMSHEIRTPMNAILGMAQLTLLTELNEKQRIYVERLRDAAKSLLRILNDILDFSKIEAGKLEMESIDFSLGDVLNGISAIVLDKAREKGLEFNLLAEKDIPPILFGDPLRLHQILLNLVSNALKFTEEGSVSLSVALKNHIDNKIELFFSVRDTGIGMSQEQISRLFSAFTQADTSTTRKYGGTGLGLIISKKLVEMMGGVIHCESVEGKGSAFFFSATFDVPMEKDAIKLSGVNVLLFCDNLAKQDELSDILQTLGCVVSRVSNFEELTNLLQINKNISCDLIVINSDGSLKEVVKTLEFLQERFVGNVPKMLMMATESEQAKLELLPYLGITGFIDKNLDGSLLSHSILSVFSLESNNQINNTNNLSQSPDFTSLKGVRVLLAEDNEMNQMIAQELLEEQGVIVDIANNGLEAIDLVEQNDYDVVLMDIQMPELDGLSATAKIRKNPRFEFLPIIAMTAHAMVGDKEKSLESGMNDHITKPIDANELYLTIMRWIKK, from the coding sequence ATGAATTCAGCCAAAAAACGCCCTATAGATGAAACAGAACAGTGGCTTTTGTTATTAAACCCGATGTTGCAACAAAGTCAGTCTGTTTTGGTTAAGCTTAATATTATTGAAACAAAAGCCGTGTTAATTCCGAGTTTTGGAGATTTCTCCGTTCTTTGTCGTGATAATAAAGAAGCAGCTTTTGATTTTTATGAATATATAGCCTCGACGTGTCATCAAGACGATCAGGAAAAAGTAAGGAAGAGTTTAGAAGAGCTTGTTTCAAATAGCAGTAATCTCAGCTTTTTTTGTGTGTTTAGAGCGTTTGATAAAAATTTGCAAAAATGGCGTGAGCTTTCTTTTTCCGGTTCTGTCTCTCGTAGTAAAAAAGAAACAGTTGTTGTTGGAATAATTAAAGATACAACACCTTGTTCTTCTGAACTTAAGTGTTTAAACAACAAACCTAAGAGCGAAGTATCAGAGATAACTGGGGCGCTAGGGGTATCAGAGGTATCAGGTTCTGGTGGCGTTGATGAGATCTGCAAAGAACAGGAAGTAATTTTTAATAATTCGGTCAATAAATTAAACAAACATATTCAGCAAATAAATTCTCTTGCACCACTTGTTTATAATTCCTCAGGTTTATCGTCTCTTACAACCTTTTTTAGAGAAGAAAAAAAAGAGGAAAAGGGTTTAAGAAAGCTTGTAGCTTTAATCGATCAAGCCTTACTTTTAACTACCAAAAAAATGCTTTGGTATAAATCGGTTTTAGACGGCATTCCCTTTCCCGTTTCTATCGTTGATTTAGGGCATAAGTGTTTATATTTAAACCCTAAAGCCGTTGAAGACTTGCCGAATAAAAAATCAGAAGAGGCTATAGGGCTTTCTAATGAACGTTTTGGAAGCAGTCTTTATGGATATGAAAAAGAAAATATCCGTGAACTTGGAGCAGGACAAAAAAGTTTTACCTTATATCACCCATTATTAAAAAAATTCTTAAAAGGGCAAGTTGCCTTAATCCATGACCCTAATGGGTTTCAAGCCGGTTATGTGGAAACGGTTCAAGATATAACCGATGTAAACGAAGCGGCGGAAAGAGGGCGTATTATGCTTGATACCGCCCCTGTTTGTGCAAACTTTTGGGATAAAGATTTTAATAATATTGATTGTAACCAAGAAGCGGTTAAACTGTTTGGACTTAAAAACAAACACGAATATTTACAAAGATTTTTTGAGCTTTCTCCCGAATTTCAGCCTGATGGAATTTCATCTCAAGAAAAAGCCGTTAAATATATTACAGCAGCTTTTTCAGAAGGTTATCAACGCTTTGAATGGATGCACCAAAAACTTAACGGAGAGCAAATTCCATCAGAGATTATTCTTGTGCGCGTTAATTGGCGAGATGCTTTTATTGTTGTTGGTTACACCAGAGATTTGAGAGAGCTTAAAGCGGCTCAGGCAGAACTCGATAAAGAACGCATGCTTTTAAAACAGGTTTTGGACAGTAGCCCGGTTTGTCTTGCTATTTTGGTAAATAATAATGTGCGTTTTGTTACGCCTTTTACGATGCAATTTTTGGGAATGCAAATAGGCGATTTGTTTGAAGATTATTGTCTGAGTTCTGAAGAAGGCGTTGAGCTTATGCATAATATTACCGAGGGTAATATGCAACGCTGGTCGCCGATCAGTATAAAGTCTAAAAATTGTACTGTAAAAAAAATGTTGGCCAACGTATTTTATGCCAACTATTACGAAGAACGTGCCGTTATGGTTTGGCTTATTGACGTTACTGAAATTCGTAAAAAAGAAGAACAACTACGCCTTGCTCGTGATGCTGCCGAAGAAAGCACAAGAGCCAAAAGCGATTTTTTGGCAAATATGAGCCACGAAATTCGTACTCCGATGAATGCTATTTTAGGTATGGCACAACTCACTCTGTTGACTGAACTTAACGAAAAACAACGTATTTATGTTGAACGTTTGAGAGATGCGGCAAAATCTCTTTTGCGTATCCTTAACGATATTTTAGACTTTTCTAAAATTGAAGCCGGCAAACTTGAAATGGAAAGTATAGATTTTTCTCTTGGCGATGTGCTTAATGGCATCTCTGCGATAGTGCTTGATAAGGCAAGAGAAAAAGGGCTTGAATTTAACTTGTTAGCTGAAAAAGATATTCCGCCTATTTTATTTGGAGATCCACTTCGCTTACATCAAATTTTATTAAATTTAGTCAGTAATGCCCTAAAATTTACTGAAGAGGGTTCTGTTTCTTTAAGTGTCGCCTTAAAAAATCATATTGACAATAAAATAGAACTATTCTTTTCGGTACGTGATACCGGTATTGGAATGAGCCAAGAACAAATATCTCGTTTGTTTTCAGCGTTTACACAGGCAGACACTTCTACTACTCGCAAGTATGGTGGAACAGGGCTTGGGCTTATTATCAGCAAGAAACTTGTGGAAATGATGGGTGGAGTGATTCATTGTGAGAGCGTTGAAGGTAAGGGAAGCGCCTTTTTCTTTTCCGCTACTTTCGATGTTCCTATGGAAAAAGATGCGATAAAGCTTAGTGGAGTCAATGTTCTGCTGTTTTGCGACAATTTGGCGAAACAAGATGAATTAAGTGATATTCTTCAAACTTTGGGGTGTGTTGTTTCACGTGTTTCAAATTTTGAAGAACTTACAAATTTGCTTCAAATAAACAAGAATATTTCCTGTGATTTAATCGTAATCAATAGCGATGGTTCCTTAAAAGAAGTAGTAAAAACTCTTGAATTTTTACAAGAAAGATTTGTCGGGAATGTTCCTAAAATGTTAATGATGGCTACAGAATCAGAACAAGCTAAGCTCGAGTTGCTTCCATACTTGGGCATCACCGGTTTTATTGATAAAAATTTAGACGGTTCTTTGCTTTCTCATAGCATTTTATCTGTTTTTTCATTAGAGTCTAACAACCAGATAAATAACACGAATAACCTTTCTCAATCTCCTGATTTTACTAGTTTAAAAGGCGTTCGTGTGTTGCTGGCTGAAGATAATGAAATGAACCAGATGATTGCCCAAGAACTTTTAGAAGAACAGGGGGTAATTGTTGATATAGCAAATAATGGACTTGAAGCTATTGATTTAGTTGAACAAAACGACTATGATGTAGTATTGATGGATATTCAAATGCCTGAGCTTGATGGTCTTTCTGCTACGGCAAAAATTCGTAAAAACCCTCGTTTTGAATTTTTACCCATAATAGCTATGACTGCACACGCAATGGTCGGCGACAAAGAAAAAAGCCTTGAATCTGGCATGAATGACCATATTACCAAGCCTATCGATGCTAATGAACTTTATCTGACAATAATGCGTTGGATAAAAAAATAA
- a CDS encoding HD-GYP domain-containing protein, which yields MKKVNITDLKPGMYVVNPGDSWLMNPFLYTHEGKIEKETSIIENILDSGFLEVFIDLKRSDPDSLPPDWRVSDDTSTEDILNRQSEEEKWNTPLPTVPIGEEMAEANKICSETLDFVRGMIDGNHVEGEHVEIAQPFVERMLNSLQRNSNALLGLCKLRMSDNYTYTHCVNVAVFTLSFARGLGVPEDKLQLYGLAGLFHDIGKTMVPQEILNAPRKLTNLEFEVMKTHSSRGYEQLSKIPGIFQEILDGTYQHHEKYNGLGYPLNLKSDEISMAGKLMAVVDIYDALTSQRVYKPAMPAVKVLGIMYGMREQDFHPGVVESFIRMLGVYPVGTVVKLTDGSMAVVSGINNNSGTKPQVVLIKDPKGKFVPRPVVIELEKEANLAIDTCLLPNQYNFKVDEILKNVQEIPPV from the coding sequence ATGAAAAAAGTTAATATTACAGACCTAAAACCCGGAATGTATGTAGTCAATCCGGGAGATAGTTGGCTGATGAATCCTTTTTTGTATACACATGAAGGAAAAATAGAAAAAGAAACCTCAATTATCGAAAATATTCTTGATTCAGGTTTCTTAGAAGTATTTATTGACTTAAAACGCTCTGATCCTGATTCTTTGCCGCCTGATTGGCGAGTTTCCGACGATACATCTACAGAAGATATTTTAAACAGACAATCAGAAGAAGAAAAGTGGAATACTCCTTTGCCTACTGTTCCTATTGGCGAAGAGATGGCGGAAGCTAACAAAATTTGTAGTGAAACCTTAGATTTTGTTCGCGGAATGATTGATGGAAATCATGTTGAGGGTGAACACGTTGAAATAGCTCAACCTTTTGTAGAGCGAATGCTCAATAGCTTACAACGCAATAGTAACGCTTTATTGGGTCTTTGTAAGCTTCGCATGTCAGACAACTATACTTATACCCACTGTGTCAACGTAGCGGTTTTTACCTTGTCGTTTGCTCGTGGTCTTGGTGTTCCCGAAGATAAACTTCAACTTTACGGTTTAGCCGGACTTTTCCATGATATTGGAAAAACAATGGTGCCTCAAGAAATTCTTAACGCCCCGCGTAAATTAACAAACCTAGAATTTGAGGTTATGAAAACCCATAGTTCTCGTGGCTATGAACAATTAAGTAAAATTCCCGGTATATTTCAAGAAATACTCGATGGAACTTATCAACATCATGAAAAATATAATGGTTTGGGTTATCCGTTAAACTTAAAGTCTGATGAAATTTCTATGGCAGGAAAATTAATGGCGGTTGTCGATATTTATGATGCCTTAACTAGCCAAAGGGTTTATAAACCGGCTATGCCTGCTGTTAAAGTGCTTGGAATTATGTACGGTATGAGAGAACAAGATTTTCACCCGGGTGTTGTAGAAAGTTTTATTAGAATGCTTGGCGTTTATCCCGTTGGAACTGTTGTTAAACTGACCGACGGAAGTATGGCGGTTGTTAGTGGAATTAACAACAATAGCGGAACAAAACCACAAGTAGTGCTTATAAAAGACCCAAAAGGAAAGTTTGTTCCTCGTCCTGTGGTAATAGAGCTTGAAAAAGAAGCTAATCTTGCTATTGATACTTGCCTTCTTCCAAATCAGTATAATTTTAAAGTAGACGAAATTTTAAAGAACGTACAAGAAATACCTCCTGTATAA
- a CDS encoding 2-amino-3,7-dideoxy-D-threo-hept-6-ulosonate synthase: MRIGKKVRMARIFNRQTKRTVIVPMDHGVSIGPCEGLINTRETVDKVAEGHGDAVLLHKGLVEAGSREGGRDVGLIVHLSASTSLSPFPNSKTLVATVEDAIKLGADGVSVHINVGDTNESAMLADLGRTASTAEHWGMPLLAMIYGRGPMISNEYDGALVAHLARVGAELGADVVKVPYTGDIESFVKVVEGCCVPVVIAGGPKLNSTKDFLVVVHDAIKAGAAGLSVGRNVFQHPNVTQLVQTLRGLVHDDWSIEEALDFMKIK, encoded by the coding sequence ATGAGAATAGGGAAAAAAGTAAGAATGGCACGCATTTTTAACCGTCAAACAAAACGTACGGTTATCGTTCCGATGGATCACGGCGTAAGTATAGGACCTTGTGAAGGTCTGATTAATACTCGCGAAACAGTAGATAAGGTAGCCGAAGGACACGGTGATGCCGTTTTACTACATAAAGGTCTGGTGGAAGCCGGTTCCAGAGAGGGCGGACGCGACGTTGGTTTAATTGTTCACCTTTCCGCTTCTACTTCTTTGTCTCCTTTCCCAAACTCCAAAACCCTTGTTGCTACCGTTGAAGATGCAATTAAACTTGGAGCTGATGGTGTTTCTGTTCATATCAACGTAGGGGATACAAACGAAAGTGCCATGTTGGCTGACCTCGGGCGTACGGCTTCTACCGCAGAACATTGGGGAATGCCTCTTTTAGCGATGATTTACGGACGTGGACCTATGATCAGTAACGAATATGACGGAGCACTTGTTGCTCACCTTGCAAGAGTAGGGGCAGAACTTGGAGCTGACGTTGTAAAAGTTCCTTATACCGGTGATATAGAGTCTTTTGTCAAAGTAGTTGAGGGTTGTTGCGTTCCTGTTGTAATTGCCGGTGGTCCGAAATTAAATTCAACAAAAGATTTTTTAGTCGTAGTACATGATGCAATCAAAGCAGGAGCGGCCGGGTTATCGGTTGGACGTAATGTATTCCAACACCCTAACGTTACTCAACTTGTTCAAACGTTGCGTGGTTTGGTGCATGATGATTGGAGCATTGAAGAAGCTTTGGATTTTATGAAAATAAAATAA
- a CDS encoding YcaO-like family protein, with protein MLEYQYTHDQTTSTTGFFSCIPTQNGQPMSLEQGLLLLQKTPNDSFLHRYILRRLVNEKAANIDTLLVDFQQTFSLDKLNICNALLAEIFEINPKLLSEQALAQIKNQTKFSLLSNFSPLVYLQDKVKTDQELQNSWRKVFLKNITAHYKIPSLSEIKLTPLYSEVELAAIKTPKVNLEELYQKYKLIEKQNSFATTVQTSPKEMAEVAFERLSECGIIAGREMRHQASLSPVALQRLWNINLKVQQGKHNYILKGQANTYGRGLTLDIARVSCLMEMVERASAYASITEQGVLHKQENAEIFYGTRSSLLAQGYEVLDFDTLNLDIKYQDQALHFIKGEYPSCSGLNAPSKTVLVPMQLVYLFNNLDEPDLCDAPSSTGLAAGKSLTEAKISALTEVLERDAEATHIYHKKLCFNIQTQDQELLKLFSAYRYQGINIQFQDLSGQLGMPCVKCFVIGNKGQVYRATGAGLDAKRALISALTETPFPFPDGPSSGPGLKSLEQVSFEALPSYRLSSPELTLTMLEELLIENELTPIYINLTRSDLSLPVVKAIIPNLYTNSELDENNKIPYRLYSHYLKLNQNS; from the coding sequence ATGTTGGAATATCAATATACTCACGATCAAACAACTTCGACAACCGGTTTTTTTTCTTGTATCCCAACTCAAAACGGACAACCCATGAGCCTTGAACAAGGCTTGCTCTTGTTGCAAAAAACTCCAAACGACAGCTTTTTACACCGTTATATTTTAAGACGGTTAGTCAACGAGAAAGCTGCTAATATAGACACTCTTTTAGTTGATTTTCAGCAAACGTTTAGCCTCGATAAGTTAAATATTTGTAACGCATTATTGGCGGAAATTTTTGAAATAAATCCAAAGCTTTTAAGTGAACAAGCTTTAGCACAAATAAAAAATCAAACTAAGTTCTCTTTATTGTCAAATTTTAGCCCTTTGGTTTATTTACAAGATAAAGTAAAAACAGATCAAGAGCTGCAAAATAGTTGGCGTAAAGTCTTTTTAAAAAATATCACGGCTCATTATAAAATTCCGAGTTTAAGCGAAATCAAGCTCACACCGCTTTATTCAGAAGTAGAACTTGCTGCAATCAAAACTCCAAAAGTCAATTTAGAGGAATTATATCAAAAATATAAGCTAATTGAAAAACAAAACTCTTTTGCAACAACAGTTCAGACTAGTCCCAAAGAAATGGCGGAAGTGGCGTTTGAGCGTTTAAGCGAGTGTGGAATAATCGCAGGCAGAGAAATGCGCCACCAAGCCTCGCTTAGCCCTGTGGCGTTGCAAAGACTTTGGAATATCAACCTTAAAGTTCAACAGGGAAAACATAATTATATACTAAAAGGACAAGCCAATACCTATGGTCGAGGTTTAACTCTCGATATTGCAAGAGTTTCTTGTTTAATGGAAATGGTAGAACGGGCTTCGGCTTATGCCTCAATCACAGAGCAAGGTGTTTTGCATAAACAAGAGAATGCAGAGATATTTTATGGAACTCGTTCCTCTCTTTTGGCTCAAGGTTATGAGGTTCTAGACTTTGATACCTTAAATCTTGATATAAAGTATCAAGATCAGGCGTTGCATTTTATAAAGGGCGAATATCCCAGTTGTAGTGGGTTAAATGCTCCATCAAAAACAGTTTTGGTGCCTATGCAACTTGTGTATCTTTTTAATAATTTAGATGAACCTGATTTGTGTGATGCACCAAGCTCCACAGGGTTGGCAGCAGGCAAGAGCCTAACCGAAGCAAAAATTTCTGCTTTAACCGAGGTTTTGGAAAGAGATGCCGAAGCGACTCATATTTATCATAAAAAACTTTGCTTTAATATTCAAACCCAAGACCAAGAGCTGTTAAAACTTTTTAGTGCCTATCGTTATCAAGGTATAAATATCCAATTTCAAGATTTAAGCGGTCAATTGGGAATGCCCTGTGTAAAGTGTTTTGTAATAGGCAATAAGGGGCAAGTTTATCGTGCAACCGGTGCCGGGCTTGATGCAAAACGAGCTTTAATATCCGCACTCACCGAAACACCGTTTCCTTTTCCTGATGGTCCAAGTTCAGGTCCCGGCTTGAAAAGCTTAGAGCAAGTGAGTTTTGAAGCCCTTCCGTCATATCGTTTAAGTTCGCCTGAACTTACTTTAACAATGCTTGAAGAATTATTGATAGAAAACGAACTCACGCCAATATATATAAATTTAACTCGTTCTGATCTTTCTCTACCTGTTGTAAAGGCGATAATTCCCAATTTATATACTAATTCTGAGCTAGACGAAAACAATAAAATACCTTATAGGCTTTACTCACATTATTTAAAGTTAAATCAAAATTCTTAA
- the rlmN gene encoding 23S rRNA (adenine(2503)-C(2))-methyltransferase RlmN: MTNLLNLSQQELTEYMQSLGEPPFRAKQVWEWLWQKGVNDFDAMTNVSKETRKRLSESASIILPTLELLKESSDGTKKLLLQLEDGALIETVLIPSSSQKGEERMTQCISVQVGCAMGCTFCSTGQMGFKRNLTMSEILGQLLFARKLLGDNQPSRPIIRNLVFMGMGEPLLNFKELMRSLHTLNNQAGLAFSPRRITVSTCGIEKGLLELGESGLAFLAISLHASNQALRAKIMPKAARWSLDDLMNALERYPLKARERLTFEYLLLGNVNDSLDDAKALARLMARVKGKLNLIVYNPVEGLPYKAPSSERVLAFEQYLWSKGLTAIIRKSKGQDIKAACGQLRAEHSAE; this comes from the coding sequence ATGACAAATTTATTAAATTTATCACAACAAGAATTAACAGAATATATGCAATCCCTTGGGGAGCCGCCGTTTAGAGCTAAACAAGTTTGGGAATGGCTTTGGCAAAAAGGGGTAAACGACTTTGATGCTATGACCAATGTGTCTAAAGAAACACGAAAACGCTTGTCAGAATCCGCTTCTATTATTTTGCCTACCCTTGAATTACTTAAAGAGAGTTCTGATGGTACAAAAAAGCTTTTATTACAATTGGAAGACGGAGCTTTAATTGAAACTGTTTTGATTCCAAGCTCTTCTCAAAAAGGCGAAGAGCGTATGACGCAATGTATTTCCGTTCAGGTGGGTTGTGCGATGGGCTGTACTTTTTGCAGCACTGGCCAGATGGGTTTTAAGCGTAATTTAACCATGAGTGAAATTTTGGGGCAGTTATTGTTTGCTCGCAAGCTTTTGGGCGATAATCAACCTTCGCGTCCGATAATTCGCAACCTTGTGTTTATGGGAATGGGCGAACCGCTTTTAAACTTTAAAGAACTGATGCGTTCTTTACATACTTTAAATAATCAAGCAGGTTTGGCGTTTTCACCAAGGCGTATTACAGTTTCTACTTGTGGAATTGAAAAAGGCTTGTTGGAACTTGGGGAAAGTGGTCTTGCTTTTTTAGCAATTTCTTTACATGCTTCAAATCAAGCTTTAAGAGCGAAAATAATGCCAAAGGCAGCTCGCTGGTCTTTAGACGATTTAATGAACGCCTTGGAACGTTATCCTTTAAAAGCTAGAGAACGCTTAACTTTTGAATATTTACTCTTGGGAAATGTAAACGACAGTTTAGATGACGCAAAGGCACTTGCAAGGTTAATGGCAAGAGTTAAAGGAAAGTTGAATCTTATTGTCTATAATCCCGTAGAAGGGTTGCCATATAAAGCACCAAGCTCGGAAAGAGTTTTGGCGTTTGAACAATATTTGTGGTCAAAGGGGTTAACGGCGATTATTCGTAAAAGTAAAGGGCAAGATATTAAAGCCGCCTGTGGACAGTTAAGAGCAGAACATTCAGCTGAATAA
- a CDS encoding formate dehydrogenase accessory protein FdhE, with translation MSDSILSPEKISRRFQEIVQKSYLPAQLLSIIKTVLELDANSQDQVKISLKKDAKEKLSDKIKCSQGVALLPKEYFPLDQKHAEKMAKEILVAISKIDKELDQGLLSAIKELEEKVNKKELSWNTAFEAILKDDQKFFKTWAEKLPQAPALVRFIAMSAIMPSLFKIKALLVEILKENTEQTGIVWTHGHCPLCGSLPFLSRLVKKEGFLYDSCSFCQHEYRVKRLQCPFCLNDNTESLKQYSVDEEPKYQIHACKECNNYIKQADYRERFDDFIASLDDLDSLALDILAKRMGYTRPTLSSWGF, from the coding sequence ATGTCAGACTCTATACTTTCACCGGAAAAAATTAGTCGTCGTTTTCAAGAAATTGTTCAAAAATCTTATTTACCGGCTCAATTGCTTTCAATAATCAAAACAGTATTAGAACTTGACGCCAACTCACAAGACCAAGTAAAGATTAGTTTAAAGAAAGATGCTAAAGAAAAACTCAGTGATAAAATAAAGTGTTCTCAGGGCGTTGCTTTATTACCCAAAGAATATTTTCCCCTTGATCAAAAACACGCCGAAAAAATGGCTAAAGAAATTTTAGTTGCAATCTCAAAGATAGACAAAGAACTTGATCAAGGTTTACTCTCTGCTATTAAAGAGCTTGAAGAAAAAGTTAACAAAAAAGAATTAAGCTGGAATACTGCCTTTGAAGCAATTTTAAAAGATGACCAAAAGTTTTTTAAAACATGGGCTGAAAAGCTTCCACAAGCTCCGGCTTTAGTACGTTTTATTGCTATGAGTGCGATAATGCCGTCTCTTTTTAAAATAAAAGCCTTGCTTGTTGAAATACTTAAAGAAAACACAGAACAAACAGGAATTGTTTGGACACACGGTCATTGTCCGCTTTGTGGTTCTTTACCTTTTCTGAGCCGTTTAGTTAAGAAAGAAGGTTTTCTTTATGATTCTTGTTCCTTTTGTCAGCATGAATATCGAGTTAAACGCTTGCAATGTCCGTTTTGTCTTAACGACAACACAGAGTCATTAAAACAATACAGCGTTGATGAAGAGCCAAAATATCAAATTCATGCTTGTAAAGAATGTAACAACTATATTAAACAAGCGGATTATAGAGAGCGTTTTGATGACTTTATTGCTTCTTTAGACGATCTTGATTCTTTGGCTCTTGATATTTTGGCAAAGCGTATGGGCTATACTCGCCCAACCTTGTCATCATGGGGTTTTTAA
- a CDS encoding molybdenum cofactor guanylyltransferase, producing the protein MMKQHNKLNQNDIIGVILAGGLSSRMGHDKASIALSTDDDLDLLGKTCKLLTETGLDVWISGRENKALNLFCFPDAKKGLGPLSGIVRALELSQNRACLILSCDLPFMDQKTINALIECRNQRKQGTVLTIYVQKETGYPEHLAAIYEPESLPLLKESLEKELLKLNRIIPIDKQERIYYNSEDSLPFFNINYPADLEVARRIIRSL; encoded by the coding sequence ATGATGAAGCAACACAATAAATTAAATCAAAATGATATTATAGGCGTTATCTTAGCCGGTGGTTTATCTTCTCGGATGGGACACGATAAAGCGAGTATTGCTTTAAGTACCGATGATGATTTGGATTTGTTGGGAAAAACCTGTAAACTACTAACAGAAACCGGCTTAGATGTTTGGATTAGCGGGCGTGAAAACAAAGCCCTTAACTTATTTTGTTTTCCTGATGCAAAAAAAGGTTTGGGACCTTTAAGCGGTATAGTCAGGGCACTTGAACTTTCCCAAAACCGTGCTTGTTTAATATTGTCTTGTGATTTGCCTTTTATGGATCAAAAAACAATTAATGCCTTAATAGAGTGTCGCAATCAACGCAAACAGGGAACGGTTTTAACGATTTATGTACAGAAAGAAACGGGTTATCCCGAACATTTGGCGGCGATTTACGAACCCGAGTCTTTACCTCTTTTAAAAGAATCATTGGAAAAAGAGCTATTAAAGCTAAATAGAATTATTCCGATAGATAAACAAGAACGTATTTATTATAATAGCGAAGATTCGTTACCTTTTTTTAATATAAATTATCCTGCTGATCTTGAAGTTGCAAGGCGTATAATAAGATCACTGTAA
- a CDS encoding lipase family alpha/beta hydrolase, with product MSWDILVNIFFILCSIILSLATLTECFYWYEYKNSTSSVFNNNKVAWWKLIWRVIETFVSWIVVYLMYPFVRLLAKPLVDKNGKKPPLILVHGLFHNASTWFFYKLWFKKAGYTRVHLYSYPVHGKELWGLTKYLEKAVSEVESLYPGEKPILIGMSLGGLMIRGWMSETDPRVENRENGTTKTNHDRIRAVITLGTPHSGSKLAAFGIEKTSRSLSPSGPFFKELVAKESITKSEWIPKIALYSLADNLVLPTDNLMPPSEWNKDTLPQVTHVAMMLCKRTFNKMLGHLNKLPDNSNSFENNNK from the coding sequence ATGTCTTGGGATATATTAGTAAATATATTTTTTATTTTATGTAGCATTATACTTTCTTTAGCAACGCTAACAGAGTGTTTTTATTGGTATGAATATAAAAATTCTACAAGTTCTGTTTTTAATAATAACAAAGTAGCTTGGTGGAAATTAATTTGGCGTGTAATCGAAACTTTTGTAAGCTGGATAGTTGTTTACCTAATGTATCCGTTTGTAAGATTGTTAGCCAAACCTTTAGTCGACAAAAACGGAAAAAAACCGCCACTAATTTTGGTACACGGCTTATTTCACAACGCAAGCACTTGGTTTTTTTATAAACTTTGGTTTAAAAAAGCAGGATATACCAGAGTACACCTATATTCTTATCCCGTTCATGGGAAAGAGCTTTGGGGCTTAACCAAATATCTTGAAAAGGCTGTGTCTGAAGTAGAAAGTTTATACCCCGGCGAAAAACCGATTTTGATTGGAATGAGCCTTGGCGGGCTTATGATTCGCGGTTGGATGAGTGAAACCGACCCTCGTGTTGAAAACAGAGAAAACGGAACGACAAAAACCAATCATGATCGCATCAGAGCCGTTATTACCCTTGGAACACCACATTCCGGTAGTAAACTCGCCGCATTTGGCATAGAAAAAACTTCTCGCAGTTTATCACCAAGCGGTCCGTTTTTTAAAGAGTTAGTGGCGAAAGAAAGTATTACTAAATCTGAATGGATTCCCAAAATAGCGTTATATTCTTTAGCCGACAACTTGGTCTTACCTACTGACAACTTAATGCCCCCGTCTGAGTGGAACAAAGACACTCTTCCTCAGGTTACCCACGTTGCAATGATGCTTTGTAAACGCACATTCAATAAGATGTTGGGACACTTAAATAAGTTGCCTGACAATTCTAATAGCTTTGAGAATAACAACAAATAA